One part of the Vicia villosa cultivar HV-30 ecotype Madison, WI linkage group LG6, Vvil1.0, whole genome shotgun sequence genome encodes these proteins:
- the LOC131609603 gene encoding FT-interacting protein 3-like: MNSLKLGVEVIGAHDLVAKDGQGSSTTFVELQFDDQKFRTTTKYKDLSPIWNEIFYFNITDPSNLPNLNLDACIYHFNNKGNGSKTPIGKVRLTGTSFVSYSDAVVLHYPLEKKGFFSGTKGELGLKVFVTADPSLRASNPLPAMQEPVFDGFVNNTDESLTQDQIPVPASFTNQILNNVLKKKKEPVHTFHNIPKSNDGKEKKSSNVAFGMHEMKSGQSAPKAVKAFAGAATDYVLKETSPSLGGGKVVDGRVIRGSNKNPSSTYDLVEPMEYLFVRVVKARDLPRKDLTGSLDPYVIVKVGNFKGTTTHFEKNQSPEWNQVFAFAKDNQQATTVEVTVKDKDTIHDDLVGTVRFDLYDVPIRVPPNSPLAPQWYRIVNKNGEVMNNGEIMLAVWHGTQADEAFPDAWHSDAMSPTGSFSANYAQIRSKVYTSPRLWYLRVKVIEAQDLVSPDDKSKAVDAFVKVQHGNQGFKTKTVQSRVNNPQWDQSTLFVAAEPFEEPLIITVEDKNEIIGSIVIPLGSVEKRADDRSIRSRWYPLAKSMSSAMEEGEKKMKDKERNRFASRIHVNVFLDGGYHVLDESTYYSSDLRPTSRQLWKKPIGVLELGILNADVQPTKIRDGRGVSDVYCVAKYGHKWVRTRTVVGSLNPKFNEQYTWEVHDPSTVLTLGVFDNGQLNDSDDSKDSKIGKVRIRLSTLETGRIYTHSYPLLSLQSSGLKKMGEVHLAIRFSCTSMTNMINLYFKPHLPKMHYTKPLNIFEQEKMKLQAMIIVVARLSRTEPPLRKEVVEYMSDTDSHLWSMRRSKANINRLKSVFSGLISVGSWLMEISTWKNSVTTVLVHILYMMLVCFPQLILPTMFLYMFIIGLWKWRFRPRYPPHMDARLSCTDVTNPEEFDEEFDPFPTKKSQDIVRWRYDRLRSLAGRVQSVVGDIATQGERLHALLNWRDPRATTIFMLFCFVAAILLYVIPSQILFLSVGFYLMRHPKLRGKLPPAPVNFFRRLPALTDSML, encoded by the coding sequence ATGAACAGTCTCAAGCTTGGTGTGGAAGTTATTGGTGCTCATGACCTTGTGGCCAAAGATGGACAAGGTTCATCTACTACTTTTGTAGAGCTTCAATTTGATGATCAGAAATTTCGTACAACAACTAAATATAAAGATCTTAGTCCAATTTGGAATGAGATTTTTTATTTCAACATCACAGATCCAAGCAATTTACCAAATCTCAATCTTGATGCTTGCATCTACCACTTTAACAACAAAGGCAATGGCTCCAAAACTCCCATTGGTAAGGTTAGGCTCACTGGAACCTCGTTTGTTTCGTATTCTGATGCTGTTGTATTACACTACCCTCTTGAAAAGAAAGGCTTTTTTTCGGGGACAAAAGGCGAACTTGGTTTGAAGGTGTTTGTTACTGCTGACCCTTCTTTAAGAGCCTCAAATCCTCTTCCTGCTATGCAAGAACCAGTATTCGACGGATTCGTTAATAATACTGATGAAAGCCTTACACAAGATCAAATACCGGTACCAGCTTCGTTTACGAATCAAATCCTCAACAatgtgttgaaaaagaaaaaggagccAGTGCACACATTTCACAACATTCCTAAGTCAAATGATGGAAAGGAAAAGAAATCATCAAATGTGGCATTTGGGATGCATGAGATGAAATCGGGACAGTCTGCTCCGAAAGCTGTTAAAGCGTTTGCAGGCGCTGCAACGGACTATGTACTGAAAGAGACTAGCCCTTCTCTTGGAGGTGGAAAAGTTGTTGACGGAAGAGTTATTCGCGGGAGTAATAAAAATCCTAGCAGCACCTATGACCTTGTGGAACCAATGGAGTACCTTTTCGTGCGAGTTGTGAAAGCTCGCGACCTTCCGAGGAAGGACTTGACAGGTAGCCTTGATCCTTATGTGATAGTTAAGGTCGGAAACTTCAAAGGAACTACAACTCACTTTGAGAAAAACCAAAGCCCTGAATGGAACCAGGTGTTTGCATTTGCCAAGGATAATCAACAAGCAACTACTGTTGAAGTTACTGTCAAAGACAAGGACACAATACATGATGATCTTGTTGGAACTGTGAGGTTTGATCTGTATGATGTTCCTATACGCGTTCCCCCTAATAGTCCTTTGGCTCCTCAATGGTATAGGATTGTGAACAAAAACGGCGAAGTGATGAATAATGGAGAGATAATGCTTGCTGTCTGGCATGGCACGCAAGCTGATGAGGCTTTTCCTGATGCTTGGCATTCTGATGCAATGTCCCCCACTGGAAGCTTTTCAGCTAACTATGCTCAGATTCGGTCCAAAGTCTACACTTCGCCGAGGTTATGGTACCTGCGCGTGAAAGTGATCGAAGCACAAGACTTGGTTTCACCCGACGACAAGTCTAAAGCCGTGGATGCCTTTGTTAAGGTGCAACATGGTAACCAGGGCTTCAAGACGAAAACGGTTCAATCAAGGGTCAATAACCCGCAGTGGGATCAAAGTACACTGTTTGTTGCGGCTGAACCTTTTGaagaacctttgatcataacGGTCGAAGACAAGAACGAGATTATTGGCAGTATTGTAATTCCTCTCGGCTCTGTTGAAAAGCGCGCTGACGATAGATCTATCCGTAGCAGGTGGTATCCACTTGCAAAGTCCATGTCATCAGCAATGGAAGAGGGGGAGAAGAAAATGAAGGACAAGGAAAGAAACAGGTTCGCGAGCCGAATCCATGTTAACGTCTTTCTTGATGGTGGTTACCATGTGCTAGATGAATCGACTTATTATAGCAGTGATCTTAGGCCTACTTCAAGACAACTTTGGAAGAAACCAATTGGTGTATTGGAACTGGGAATTCTGAATGCTGATGTTCAACCAACAAAAATTAGAGATGGAAGAGGGGTATCAGATGTGTACTGTGTGGCAAAATATGGTCACAAATGGGTGCGAACTCGAACGGTCGTAGGCAGTCTAAACCCGAAATTCAACGAGCAGTACACTTGGGAAGTTCATGATCCATCCACAGTTCTCACCCTTGGTGTGTTTGACAATGGACAACTCAATGATTCCGATGACAGCAAAGATTCAAAGATCGGTAAGGTTCGGATAAGGCTCTCAACGCTGGAAACTGGTCGTATTTACACACATTCTTATCCGTTACTGTCGCTGCAAAGTTCCGGTCTCAAGAAGATGGGCGAGGTTCATTTAGCCATCCGTTTCTCATGTACCTCAATGACCAACATGATTAATCTGTATTTCAAACCACATTTGCCAAAGATGCACTACACAAAACCTCTCAACATTTTCGAACAAGAGAAGATGAAACTCCAAGCTATGATCATTGTTGTAGCTAGGCTTAGCAGAACAGAACCACCTCTTAGAAAAGAAGTAGTTGAGTACATGTCCGACACAGACTCTCATCTATGGAGCATGAGACGAAGCAAGGCGAACATAAACCGTCTGAAATCCGTTTTCTCAGGACTAATCTCAGTTGGAAGCTGGTTAATGGAAATTTCAACATGGAAAAACTCTGTCACCACAGTATTAGTCCACATCCTCTACATGATGCTTGTTTGTTTCCCACAACTCATTCTACCAACCATGTTTCTCTACATGTTCATAATAGGCCTATGGAAATGGAGGTTTCGACCGAGGTACCCTCCACACATGGACGCGCGACTTTCTTGTACTGATGTAACAAATCCAGAAGAATTCGACGAAGAGTTTGATCCATTTCCAACGAAGAAAAGCCAGGATATAGTCCGTTGGAGGTACGATCGGCTGAGAAGTTTGGCTGGCAGGGTCCAAAGTGTTGTTGGAGACATAGCGACACAAGGTGAGAGGCTTCATGCATTGCTGAACTGGAGGGATCCTCGTGCAACAACTatatttatgttgttttgttttgtggctGCGATTCTGCTGTATGTGATACCGTCTCAGATATTGTTTCTTTCGGTTGGATTTTATCTTATGAGGCATCCTAAGTTAAGGGGGAAGTTACCACCTGCGCCGGTTAATTTCTTCAGAAGGTTGCCTGCTCTTACTGATAGTATGCTGTAA
- the LOC131612099 gene encoding exosome complex exonuclease RRP46 homolog, giving the protein MERPDGRTPNQLRPLACSHSVLHRAHGSATWAQGETKLLAAVYGPKAGAKKNENPEKASIEVIWKPSTGHAGQAEREYEMILKKTLESICIRTIYPNTTTSVIVQVVHDDGALLPCAINAACAALVDAGIPLKHLAVAICCSVTDDNCIILDPSKQEEKKAKAFAYLVFPNTTVTVVPEKSSQGGSDPTAHGIITSVTHGAMSVDNYLHCLERGRATTQRLSEFLRKNIEPKSIREASKAG; this is encoded by the exons ATGGAGAGACCTGACGGAAGGACTCCCAATCAACTGAGGCCTCTAGCTTGCTCTCATTCCGTCCTCCACCGAGCCCACGGCTCCGCCACGTGGGCTCAAGGAGAAACCAAACTCCTTGCTGCAGTTTATGGACCTAAAGCCGGAGCCAAGAAGAACGAAAATCCCGAGAAAGCTTCCATTGAAGTTATTTGGAAGCCTAGTACAGGCCATGCCGGTCAAGCCGAGAGGGAGTATGAAATGATATTGAAGAAAACCTTGGAAAGCATATGCATTCGTACCATTTATCCTAACACCACCACTTCTGTTATCGTCCAG GTTGTCCATGATGACGGTGCT CTTCTTCCATGTGCAATAAACGCAGCATGTGCTGCACTTGTTGATGCGGGAATACCTCTAAAACATCTTGCTG TTGCTATATGTTGTTCTGTAACAGATGATAATTGTATTATATTGGACCCTTCCAAACAAGAAGAGAAG AAAGCAAAAGCATTTGCCTATTTAGTTTTTCCAAATACAACTGTTACTGTCGTACCAGAGAAATCATCGCAAGGGGGTAGCGATCCCACGGCACACGGAATCATCACATCTGTTACACACGGTGCTATGTCAG tgGATAATTATCTTCATTGCCTAGAACGAGGGCGTGCCACAACTCAAAGGTTGTCTGAATTTTTGAGGAAGAACATAGAGCCAAAATCTATCCGCGAGGCATCCAAAGCTGGATAA